From Aristaeella lactis, the proteins below share one genomic window:
- a CDS encoding class I SAM-dependent methyltransferase codes for MDNVFEQVEKNIDNLVVNNADWTACATKEELAAARKGELHLRFWSGEVPEAWLKDIKGKRVLCLAGAGGLQAPLFACAGAKVTVIDISGKMLEKDMVIADREKLNIEIVKGNICDLSRFEDESFDLIFNPPSLMYIPDVSVVFRECFRVLAKGGELMIMAPAPIQYVCDRVEDEQGGYYKAVNRMPWCSRDYDDSEWVEYGHTMDEYLGGLISCGFVLNGYLECQEEDITELNFLVRAKK; via the coding sequence GTGGACAATGTATTTGAACAGGTTGAAAAGAATATAGACAATCTTGTGGTGAACAACGCGGACTGGACGGCATGTGCCACGAAGGAAGAACTGGCGGCGGCGAGAAAAGGAGAACTGCACCTGCGCTTCTGGAGCGGGGAGGTGCCGGAAGCGTGGCTGAAGGATATCAAAGGAAAACGTGTACTCTGCCTCGCCGGAGCCGGCGGACTGCAGGCGCCTCTTTTTGCCTGCGCCGGCGCAAAAGTGACGGTGATCGATATTTCCGGCAAAATGCTGGAGAAGGACATGGTAATCGCTGACCGGGAAAAGCTGAACATTGAAATCGTGAAGGGAAATATCTGCGACCTGTCCCGGTTTGAAGATGAATCCTTTGACCTGATCTTCAATCCTCCGTCCCTGATGTATATCCCGGACGTCAGTGTGGTATTCCGGGAATGTTTCCGCGTACTGGCCAAGGGAGGGGAACTGATGATCATGGCTCCGGCTCCCATCCAGTATGTATGTGACCGGGTGGAGGATGAGCAGGGCGGCTACTACAAGGCCGTGAACCGGATGCCCTGGTGTTCCCGGGATTATGATGATTCCGAATGGGTTGAGTACGGACACACCATGGACGAATACCTGGGCGGGCTGATCAGCTGCGGCTTTGTGCTGAACGGATATTTGGAATGCCAGGAAGAGGACATTACCGAACTCAATTTCCTGGTCAGGGCTAAAAAATGA
- a CDS encoding HAD hydrolase-like protein, whose amino-acid sequence MKYQYCLFDLDGTLMDPGIGITNSVMYALKKYGIEVKDRTELYSFIGPPLQDSFRKYCGFSEAQASQAVEYYREYFRAGGMLENKVYEGIPELLQELQDRKVTVALATSKPYEFSVQILKHFGLYPYFSYFGAATMDGRISRKADVIAHLLEEIGDADREAILMIGDRAQDIAGAKANGLHSAGVLWGYGSREELSGAGADHLVSEPAGILELI is encoded by the coding sequence ATGAAATACCAATACTGTTTGTTTGACCTGGACGGAACGCTGATGGATCCCGGTATCGGGATCACCAATTCTGTCATGTATGCCCTGAAGAAATACGGTATAGAGGTGAAAGACAGGACGGAACTGTATTCCTTTATCGGACCGCCGCTTCAGGATTCCTTCCGGAAGTACTGCGGCTTTTCCGAAGCACAGGCCAGCCAGGCGGTGGAGTATTACCGGGAATACTTCAGGGCGGGCGGAATGCTGGAAAACAAGGTATATGAGGGAATACCGGAGCTCCTTCAGGAACTGCAGGACCGAAAGGTCACTGTGGCGCTGGCCACATCCAAACCGTATGAGTTCTCGGTGCAGATCCTGAAGCATTTTGGGCTGTATCCGTACTTCAGCTATTTCGGCGCGGCCACCATGGACGGCCGTATCAGCAGGAAGGCGGATGTGATCGCGCACCTGCTGGAGGAGATCGGCGATGCGGACAGGGAGGCCATCCTGATGATCGGGGACAGGGCACAGGATATTGCCGGCGCCAAAGCGAACGGACTGCACAGCGCAGGGGTGCTGTGGGGATACGGATCCCGGGAAGAGCTGTCCGGAGCGGGAGCGGACCATCTAGTATCCGAACCGGCCGGTATCCTGGAACTGATCTGA
- a CDS encoding MazG nucleotide pyrophosphohydrolase domain-containing protein, with amino-acid sequence MTDFGMNEMQEMQRQLQDRYKDKWEAIGPETGKNKLLWMIGETGEVIDIVKKNGGTRAAGDPEVRKHLVEEMADVLMYYNDVMLCYGITPEELKAAYTEKFENNMKRW; translated from the coding sequence ATGACAGACTTTGGCATGAATGAAATGCAGGAAATGCAGCGGCAGCTTCAGGACAGGTATAAAGACAAGTGGGAAGCGATCGGACCGGAAACCGGGAAGAACAAGCTGCTCTGGATGATCGGCGAAACCGGCGAAGTGATCGATATCGTCAAGAAGAATGGCGGAACCAGGGCAGCCGGGGATCCTGAAGTGAGGAAGCATCTTGTGGAAGAAATGGCGGACGTGCTGATGTACTATAACGACGTGATGCTCTGCTACGGGATTACACCGGAAGAACTGAAAGCCGCATATACAGAAAAGTTTGAAAACAATATGAAGCGCTGGTGA
- a CDS encoding NAD(P)H-dependent oxidoreductase, whose amino-acid sequence MKALIVYCHPSEDSFTRHVRDAFIRGIEDSGNEYILSDLYAMDFRTDMSEKEYLRDANYRDTNDLAEDVLAEQEKVNAADAIVLIYPVFWTEAPAKLVGWFDRVWSYGFAYGEKRMKMLDKGLILCTAGNTAERLEQFGLLDSMKKVMFGDRFFNRIRKQEFVVFDGMTRELEQRERNWDRNLETAYEKGKDLFASGEEPFSVEGRFFTAVENSETGEVSAQTIFSYHQQGNVIWAEYSGGSVVKGFLVGTMDEKHCLHFTYQHLNKAGEQKSGSCDSEPREVNGKLRFYEKWKWTMGEEGTSIIEEI is encoded by the coding sequence ATGAAGGCACTGATCGTTTACTGCCACCCGTCGGAAGATTCCTTTACCAGGCATGTCCGGGACGCATTTATCAGGGGCATTGAAGATTCCGGAAATGAATATATTCTTTCGGATCTGTACGCCATGGATTTCCGGACGGACATGTCTGAAAAGGAATACCTGCGGGATGCCAACTACAGAGACACCAATGATCTGGCGGAGGATGTGCTGGCAGAGCAGGAAAAGGTTAACGCGGCGGACGCGATCGTCCTGATCTACCCTGTGTTCTGGACGGAAGCCCCGGCGAAACTGGTTGGATGGTTTGACCGGGTATGGTCATACGGCTTCGCATACGGCGAAAAAAGGATGAAGATGCTGGACAAGGGATTGATCCTGTGTACCGCCGGCAATACGGCAGAGAGACTGGAACAGTTCGGCTTGCTGGACAGCATGAAAAAGGTGATGTTCGGCGACCGGTTCTTTAACCGGATCAGGAAGCAGGAGTTTGTCGTCTTTGACGGGATGACAAGGGAACTGGAACAGCGGGAAAGGAACTGGGACCGGAACCTGGAAACAGCCTATGAGAAAGGGAAAGACCTGTTTGCTTCCGGGGAAGAACCGTTCTCCGTGGAAGGCCGGTTTTTTACCGCGGTGGAGAATTCTGAAACCGGGGAAGTGTCTGCACAGACCATTTTCAGCTATCACCAGCAGGGAAACGTTATCTGGGCGGAATATTCCGGCGGAAGTGTTGTGAAGGGCTTCCTTGTGGGAACGATGGATGAAAAGCACTGCCTGCATTTCACCTATCAGCATCTCAATAAGGCAGGAGAACAGAAGTCGGGTTCCTGCGATTCCGAACCGCGGGAGGTTAACGGAAAACTGCGGTTCTATGAAAAGTGGAAATGGACGATGGGCGAGGAAGGAACCTCCATCATTGAAGAAATCTGA
- the rpiB gene encoding ribose 5-phosphate isomerase B yields the protein MIALASDHHGVALKHELMKMLDGMGLAWKDFGSYDENNRNDDYPIYGYKAARAVASGECDRGILICGTGMGISIVACKVKGIRVCTCSDAYSAEMSKRHNNSNILTMGALVVGTEKAKMIARHWLTAEFEGGRHQRRIDMIEKIENGEAPDA from the coding sequence ATGATCGCACTGGCGAGTGATCATCATGGGGTTGCCCTGAAGCATGAACTGATGAAAATGCTGGACGGGATGGGCCTTGCGTGGAAGGATTTCGGCAGCTATGACGAAAACAACCGGAACGATGACTATCCTATATACGGGTATAAAGCCGCGAGGGCGGTGGCTTCGGGAGAATGCGACCGGGGCATTCTGATCTGCGGCACCGGGATGGGTATCAGTATCGTCGCGTGCAAAGTGAAGGGAATCCGTGTCTGTACCTGCAGTGACGCATACAGCGCCGAAATGAGCAAACGGCACAACAACAGCAATATCCTGACAATGGGTGCCCTGGTGGTAGGGACAGAGAAGGCGAAGATGATCGCCCGGCACTGGCTGACCGCCGAATTTGAAGGCGGACGCCATCAGCGGCGGATCGATATGATCGAAAAGATTGAAAACGGAGAGGCTCCGGACGCGTAA
- a CDS encoding YunG family protein — protein sequence MDIQIYEDAANREQWLEQLKNCDWKAGAFLYSLLKENRFHERYGEKAKVLLLTDGTKLASFCTYAEKDEIPDTERKPWIGFVYTYPEYRGRRLMGKLIAQVKELAREDGYDTVYVSTREQGLYEKYGAEFVAVMKDAWGENSQVFRMNTYGFYGWETALVPAKTTDYPGIRTPRDLYNILWHVWEKETCAPRMQQDWSEENRTLGQCSITAFLAQDIFGGKVWGVPLGDGNFHCFNAVGDCAFDLTSEQFGDEKLDYSLLYEQTREEHFQKAEKEARYEVLKAKLSAQFRIQN from the coding sequence ATGGATATCCAGATCTATGAAGACGCGGCAAACCGGGAACAGTGGCTGGAACAGCTGAAGAACTGCGACTGGAAGGCAGGCGCTTTTCTTTATTCCCTCCTGAAAGAAAACCGTTTCCATGAAAGGTATGGGGAAAAGGCAAAGGTTCTGCTGCTGACGGACGGAACGAAGCTGGCTTCCTTCTGTACCTATGCGGAGAAGGATGAAATCCCGGATACGGAACGGAAACCCTGGATCGGATTTGTTTATACCTATCCGGAATACCGGGGCCGCCGGCTGATGGGAAAACTGATCGCCCAGGTGAAGGAACTGGCTCGGGAGGACGGATATGATACAGTGTACGTTTCCACGCGGGAACAGGGACTGTATGAAAAATACGGTGCGGAATTCGTTGCTGTAATGAAGGATGCCTGGGGAGAAAACAGCCAGGTGTTCCGGATGAACACCTACGGGTTTTACGGCTGGGAGACCGCGCTGGTTCCGGCGAAGACAACAGACTATCCGGGAATCCGCACACCGAGGGACCTGTATAATATCCTTTGGCACGTATGGGAAAAAGAGACCTGTGCACCCCGGATGCAGCAGGACTGGAGCGAAGAGAACCGGACGCTGGGCCAGTGCTCAATCACGGCCTTCCTGGCACAGGATATCTTCGGCGGAAAAGTGTGGGGTGTTCCGCTGGGAGACGGGAATTTTCACTGTTTTAACGCAGTCGGGGACTGTGCGTTTGACCTGACCAGTGAACAGTTCGGAGATGAAAAACTGGATTATTCCCTGCTGTATGAACAGACGAGGGAAGAGCACTTTCAGAAAGCTGAGAAGGAAGCACGGTACGAGGTGCTGAAAGCGAAGCTTTCAGCACAATTCAGAATTCAGAATTAA
- a CDS encoding COG1361 S-layer family protein, with the protein MKRINKWIAVLMTALFLMPVCGVQAEDTEAFTIDDTAVLRGMDRSWYQGYMPDVSRNRWNLVIPVRSESAAGAITAELAVNDTKKSPFKPQVMTVQANEETKGLWGVRFALSVFPDQKNADYPCTIRLTGKDKDGNPLSTEIPYIVKFRGAKESIEKAAIAVTEVQSELHVGEEGVIRVTLANPCSATIIENLELKMNDAAGHILPRKGETLKIGTLPIGESVTVEYPVTVLEKANVAPHVLKMDLNWTALDQDATYTVNNTVSISQEIRLEQGGIRMASSVVAGDSATLTLPLMNMGKADVVNVLATVSMPGITERQSVLVGTIQPGETKQAQLILSPAKDTAGDFSGTITVECTDQDGNPASFELPVNLKVEKPVQTETDKTDSGKKEKKEQTSPLTLALAGACGLLLILLILQGVILRRKLHRLEEDKL; encoded by the coding sequence ATGAAGAGAATCAATAAATGGATCGCGGTCCTGATGACCGCTTTGTTCCTCATGCCTGTATGCGGCGTACAGGCCGAAGACACTGAGGCATTTACCATTGACGATACCGCGGTGCTGCGCGGTATGGACCGTTCCTGGTACCAGGGATATATGCCGGACGTTTCCAGGAACAGATGGAACCTGGTGATCCCGGTCCGCTCTGAAAGCGCTGCCGGCGCGATCACAGCTGAACTGGCGGTGAATGACACGAAGAAGTCCCCTTTCAAGCCCCAGGTGATGACCGTGCAGGCCAATGAAGAGACTAAGGGGCTCTGGGGAGTGCGCTTTGCCCTGTCGGTGTTCCCGGACCAGAAGAATGCTGATTATCCCTGCACGATCCGCCTGACCGGCAAGGACAAGGACGGCAATCCGCTGAGCACGGAGATCCCCTATATTGTGAAGTTCCGCGGCGCCAAGGAAAGCATTGAAAAAGCCGCTATCGCGGTGACCGAGGTGCAGTCCGAGCTCCACGTCGGAGAAGAGGGCGTGATCCGCGTCACCCTGGCCAATCCCTGCTCCGCAACCATCATAGAGAACCTGGAGCTGAAGATGAACGACGCTGCCGGCCATATCCTTCCCAGAAAGGGAGAAACCCTGAAGATCGGTACGCTGCCTATCGGCGAAAGCGTGACTGTGGAGTATCCGGTGACTGTGCTGGAGAAAGCGAACGTGGCGCCGCATGTGCTGAAAATGGACCTGAACTGGACTGCCCTTGACCAGGACGCGACCTACACCGTGAACAATACGGTGTCCATCAGCCAGGAGATCCGGCTGGAACAGGGCGGCATCAGAATGGCCTCCAGCGTTGTGGCAGGAGATTCCGCAACCCTGACGCTGCCCCTGATGAACATGGGCAAAGCGGACGTTGTGAACGTGCTGGCAACTGTTTCCATGCCGGGCATTACCGAGCGCCAGAGCGTGCTGGTTGGTACCATCCAGCCCGGTGAGACCAAACAGGCCCAGCTGATCCTGAGCCCCGCAAAGGATACTGCCGGTGATTTCTCCGGTACCATTACGGTGGAATGCACGGACCAGGACGGAAACCCCGCTTCCTTTGAACTGCCGGTGAACCTGAAGGTGGAAAAACCGGTGCAGACTGAGACCGATAAGACGGACAGCGGGAAAAAGGAAAAGAAGGAACAGACTTCTCCGCTGACCCTGGCACTGGCAGGTGCCTGCGGATTGCTGCTGATCCTGCTGATTCTCCAGGGCGTGATCCTGCGCAGGAAACTGCATCGTCTCGAAGAAGACAAACTGTAA
- a CDS encoding ABC transporter permease: MKRLTLNQVAKANIRVNRKAYISLFIGILLAVFLATCTSLCAWGTVRGHEEQMAQRVGWMDMYMLGSGGPTDDQLRDCGFFQRIGHVMVDACVKDTDVCTGFYDEEAEKLINRTLMEGRMPEKAGEIAAELSALIRMDKDKAQVGDVLTLTMKPVHGPEEQKTFTLVGILNEQTEYLNWDGYTEGEGMKLPSIVVSPEEKYAVGGVQVHRVLTYAPLITLNQVMRNCPLALGRYVAGVSRETGEAVYYDSGWNRARDLVNRIGLWVVFGAALMLSACIGITTAMESLLSRKTEDIGMLRAIGATRRQIRRIYGAEAWMLAATALPAGLLLGIGATRIISVLSRGQVMFSPQIWLLIPILGLSGLCVFVASRLPLYHASAQMPMGVLRDTGMLRRAGKLKNHSAFKPDTLIAGRRVRLHPLRQAGTAGMIALTLLSTLLLGEVVLGIKNQDGEYPAYELYNLGNTHTEDRFSQCESGAEDVRYEIRKISGMDGVSKVRANTEITANLLMDEIPEYLKDRTLTGVTEDGTEIRYSINALGVFGEPDTWLYFTDEELADARARSNVDWTASDLVMNVDRMELIRSKLGIAEKVVPISIMIADVDPEELKEWVVDGTIDPEKMDSGEQVLVYAPTVCVRMMKQGGAQIETEQISGQVKDDEWDLVIRNDHFKKGMPLSLLELAGNKAEDVPNEMPVGANWKAWYQSMEAMQADVSIGAVLSGSPMICSGYASGLTVIVSEKGAQALGLKLPNPGMVEVYLSDGLTPEQEELIENQLRQIGNRGWLGFENELRINRARQAKKIREILILAGMTLLFFAVSVFMQVSGVSRQIRSDTRMIGTLRAVGADLKMLVGCYRLPVWICAACAMIPCLLFYAVSGIPALRLFTLCHPQIMIPVLAILAACVALACTAGIRGRLYQVSRRPIVENIREL; the protein is encoded by the coding sequence ATGAAACGCCTTACGCTGAACCAGGTTGCGAAGGCAAATATCCGGGTGAACCGGAAAGCCTATATAAGCCTTTTTATCGGAATCCTGCTGGCTGTTTTCCTGGCCACATGCACAAGCCTGTGCGCCTGGGGAACTGTGCGGGGCCACGAAGAACAGATGGCCCAGCGCGTAGGCTGGATGGATATGTATATGCTGGGAAGCGGCGGCCCCACAGATGACCAGCTCCGGGACTGCGGCTTTTTCCAGAGGATCGGTCATGTGATGGTGGATGCCTGTGTGAAAGACACCGACGTCTGCACAGGCTTCTATGACGAAGAAGCTGAAAAGCTGATCAACCGGACGCTCATGGAAGGCCGTATGCCGGAGAAGGCCGGTGAGATCGCCGCGGAGCTGAGCGCCCTGATCCGCATGGATAAGGACAAAGCCCAGGTGGGCGATGTGCTGACACTGACCATGAAGCCGGTTCACGGGCCTGAAGAGCAAAAGACTTTTACCCTGGTGGGTATCCTGAACGAACAGACGGAATACCTGAACTGGGATGGATATACAGAAGGCGAAGGCATGAAGCTGCCTTCCATTGTGGTCTCCCCGGAGGAGAAGTATGCCGTAGGAGGCGTGCAGGTCCACCGTGTGCTGACCTACGCGCCGCTGATCACCCTGAACCAGGTGATGCGGAACTGCCCGCTGGCCCTTGGAAGATACGTCGCCGGTGTGAGCCGTGAAACCGGTGAGGCCGTGTATTATGACTCCGGCTGGAACCGGGCCAGGGATCTGGTGAACCGGATCGGCCTGTGGGTTGTGTTCGGTGCGGCGCTGATGCTGTCCGCCTGTATCGGGATCACAACGGCTATGGAGAGCCTGCTGAGCCGGAAAACAGAGGATATCGGTATGCTGCGGGCCATCGGTGCGACGCGCCGGCAGATCCGAAGGATCTACGGAGCGGAAGCCTGGATGCTGGCTGCTACGGCGCTGCCTGCCGGCCTTCTGCTGGGTATCGGTGCAACCCGGATCATTTCCGTGCTTAGCCGGGGCCAGGTGATGTTTTCCCCGCAGATCTGGCTGCTGATCCCGATCCTTGGACTGTCCGGCCTGTGCGTGTTTGTCGCGTCCCGGCTGCCGCTTTATCACGCGTCTGCCCAGATGCCTATGGGCGTGCTGCGGGATACGGGTATGCTGCGCCGTGCCGGGAAACTGAAGAATCACAGCGCGTTTAAACCGGATACGCTGATCGCGGGACGCCGGGTGCGGCTTCATCCGCTGCGTCAGGCCGGTACCGCAGGCATGATTGCGCTGACACTTCTGTCCACGCTGCTGCTGGGCGAGGTTGTCCTTGGGATCAAAAACCAGGACGGTGAATATCCGGCATACGAACTGTACAACCTGGGCAATACCCATACGGAAGACAGGTTTTCCCAGTGTGAATCCGGCGCTGAAGACGTCCGGTATGAGATCCGGAAGATCTCTGGCATGGACGGCGTCAGCAAGGTCAGGGCCAACACGGAAATCACCGCCAACCTGCTGATGGATGAGATACCGGAGTATTTAAAAGACCGGACCCTGACAGGCGTCACTGAGGACGGTACTGAGATTCGTTACAGTATCAACGCGCTGGGTGTTTTCGGAGAGCCTGATACGTGGCTGTATTTCACCGACGAAGAACTGGCGGATGCAAGGGCCCGGAGCAATGTTGACTGGACGGCCAGCGACCTGGTGATGAATGTGGACCGGATGGAACTGATCCGCAGCAAGCTTGGCATTGCTGAAAAGGTTGTACCGATCAGCATCATGATCGCTGATGTGGATCCGGAGGAACTGAAAGAGTGGGTTGTTGACGGAACCATCGATCCGGAAAAAATGGACAGCGGCGAACAGGTGCTGGTTTACGCGCCGACAGTATGCGTCAGGATGATGAAGCAGGGCGGCGCCCAGATAGAAACAGAACAAATATCCGGACAGGTTAAGGATGATGAGTGGGATCTGGTTATCCGCAATGATCATTTCAAAAAGGGAATGCCCCTGAGTCTGCTGGAACTGGCCGGAAACAAAGCGGAAGATGTTCCGAACGAAATGCCTGTCGGTGCAAACTGGAAGGCCTGGTATCAGTCCATGGAGGCTATGCAGGCTGACGTGAGCATCGGGGCTGTCCTGAGCGGATCTCCAATGATCTGCAGCGGCTATGCGAGCGGCTTAACCGTTATTGTATCAGAAAAAGGCGCGCAGGCTTTGGGCCTGAAGCTGCCGAATCCGGGAATGGTTGAGGTTTATCTTTCTGACGGCCTGACGCCGGAGCAGGAAGAATTGATCGAGAATCAGCTCAGGCAGATCGGAAACCGGGGCTGGCTGGGCTTTGAAAACGAACTGCGGATCAACCGTGCGAGACAGGCCAAAAAGATCCGTGAGATCCTGATCCTGGCCGGCATGACCCTTCTGTTCTTTGCTGTGTCCGTGTTTATGCAGGTATCCGGTGTGTCCCGGCAGATCCGGTCCGACACCCGGATGATCGGTACCCTTCGAGCTGTGGGCGCTGACCTGAAAATGCTGGTGGGATGCTACCGGCTGCCGGTATGGATCTGCGCGGCCTGCGCCATGATCCCGTGCCTCCTGTTCTACGCGGTCAGCGGAATACCCGCGTTGAGACTGTTTACGCTCTGCCATCCGCAGATTATGATACCGGTCCTGGCCATCCTGGCAGCCTGTGTCGCGCTGGCCTGTACAGCAGGCATCCGCGGCCGCCTGTACCAGGTATCCCGCCGGCCGATCGTTGAGAATATCAGGGAGTTGTAA
- a CDS encoding ABC transporter ATP-binding protein, with the protein MEMIRCEDLMKTYGSGTGAVHAVDGVSLSFEQGSFTAVTGKSGSGKSTLLHLLSGLDRPTSGKVIYQDNNLFQYNDNQLSVLRRRRFGFVFQAYNLVRELTAQENILLPVMLDNRKPDEAYLKRLVEMLDIDDRLSHLPGALSGGQQQRVCIARALANKPSILFADEPTGNLDGKTGREVLTLMRTVSSELGITMILVTHDLGVAEQADRIIRLEDGRVAEDSGKGAN; encoded by the coding sequence ATGGAAATGATTCGTTGTGAAGATCTTATGAAAACCTACGGGAGCGGTACCGGTGCGGTACATGCGGTTGACGGTGTCAGCCTCTCTTTTGAGCAGGGAAGTTTTACCGCTGTCACAGGTAAGAGCGGCAGCGGCAAATCCACCCTGCTTCATCTTTTGTCCGGCCTGGACCGGCCGACATCCGGAAAGGTGATCTACCAGGACAACAACCTGTTCCAATACAATGACAACCAGCTGTCGGTGCTCCGCCGCCGGCGCTTCGGATTTGTTTTCCAGGCTTACAACCTGGTGCGGGAGCTGACTGCACAGGAAAACATCCTGCTGCCGGTGATGCTGGATAACCGCAAGCCGGACGAAGCTTACCTGAAAAGGCTGGTGGAGATGCTGGATATCGATGACCGGCTGAGCCACCTGCCAGGCGCCCTGAGCGGCGGGCAGCAGCAGCGGGTCTGTATTGCCCGGGCCCTGGCCAACAAACCTTCCATCCTGTTTGCGGATGAACCTACCGGTAATCTGGACGGAAAGACCGGCAGGGAAGTGCTGACCCTGATGCGCACCGTGAGCAGTGAGCTGGGCATTACCATGATCCTGGTCACCCATGACCTGGGCGTAGCTGAACAGGCAGACCGTATTATCCGACTGGAGGACGGCAGGGTCGCTGAAGACAGCGGCAAGGGGGCCAACTGA
- a CDS encoding sensor histidine kinase has product MVGYILSGILLLILAAVLVRRYLDMKRLDRLSEKMEDYLTGNGGDLSLSLKEDKIAQVENAALEMQNRIETAEERFRQEARRTSNLTADISHQLKTPLASLRLYCEMDESAHSEQQIAQIERMETLISSLLRLEKLCADGYEFAFEECNVRKMIEKDWEQMHSLWPYTTLTIEGEAVIRCDEKWLSEAFRNLIKNACEHTGENGEIHIFMERTESFFYCTLEDNGGGAAAKDLPHLFERFYRAEGQHSKGAGLGLAIVKEIIYRHHGQIMAQNTDKGLKFTISLPVLDMIKTIKNSEFRIQN; this is encoded by the coding sequence ATGGTTGGATACATCCTCAGCGGAATCCTCCTGCTGATCCTGGCTGCTGTCCTGGTCCGCCGGTATCTTGACATGAAGCGGCTGGACAGGCTTTCTGAGAAAATGGAGGATTACCTGACGGGAAACGGCGGAGACCTGTCTCTGTCCCTGAAGGAAGACAAGATCGCGCAGGTGGAGAACGCTGCCCTGGAGATGCAGAACCGCATTGAGACGGCGGAAGAGCGTTTCCGGCAGGAGGCGAGACGGACCAGCAACCTGACGGCGGACATCTCCCACCAGCTGAAGACGCCGCTGGCTTCCCTGCGCCTGTACTGCGAGATGGATGAAAGCGCTCACAGCGAGCAGCAGATCGCCCAGATCGAGCGTATGGAGACGCTGATCAGCAGCCTCCTGCGGCTGGAAAAACTGTGCGCCGACGGATATGAATTTGCCTTTGAGGAATGCAATGTCCGGAAGATGATCGAAAAAGACTGGGAACAGATGCATTCCCTGTGGCCGTACACAACCCTGACCATAGAAGGGGAAGCTGTTATTCGCTGCGATGAGAAATGGCTTTCCGAGGCTTTCCGGAACCTGATCAAGAATGCCTGCGAACATACCGGAGAGAACGGGGAAATCCATATCTTCATGGAACGGACGGAAAGCTTTTTCTACTGCACGCTGGAGGACAACGGCGGCGGCGCGGCAGCGAAGGACCTGCCGCATCTGTTTGAACGCTTTTACCGCGCGGAAGGACAGCACAGCAAGGGAGCAGGCCTGGGACTGGCGATCGTGAAGGAGATCATTTACCGCCATCACGGACAGATCATGGCGCAGAATACGGACAAAGGACTGAAGTTTACAATCTCGCTGCCAGTGCTGGACATGATAAAGACAATTAAGAATTCAGAATTCAGAATTCAGAATTAA
- a CDS encoding response regulator transcription factor yields the protein MNTILLVEDDAALREGLTELFIRDGYEVIAAGSLREARERLSDAVQAIVMDVGLPDGDGVNQCREWRAAGETRPVLFLTARGEEFDVVRGLDSGGNDYVTKPFRMQELLSRVRVLLRGSTRTAQTTSRSGFVVNHERMQVVKDGEVLPLTLTEYKIVTMLMDHPAVVPRERLLEVLWDEGGKFIDDNTLSVHMSRLREKVGAEHISTIRGVGYQWLDTSSAESSC from the coding sequence ATGAATACCATACTGCTTGTGGAAGATGATGCCGCCCTGCGGGAGGGACTTACAGAACTGTTTATACGGGACGGATATGAGGTTATTGCCGCCGGTTCCCTGCGGGAAGCGCGTGAACGCCTTTCGGACGCGGTGCAGGCGATCGTGATGGACGTAGGCCTGCCGGACGGGGACGGAGTGAACCAGTGCCGGGAGTGGCGTGCCGCCGGAGAAACACGGCCGGTGCTTTTCCTGACTGCCCGGGGTGAGGAATTTGACGTGGTGCGGGGCCTGGATTCCGGCGGAAACGATTATGTGACCAAGCCTTTCCGGATGCAGGAGCTGCTAAGCCGCGTACGGGTACTGCTGCGGGGCAGCACCCGGACTGCCCAGACGACCAGCCGGAGCGGCTTTGTTGTGAACCATGAGCGTATGCAGGTGGTGAAGGACGGGGAAGTGCTGCCCCTGACACTGACCGAATACAAGATCGTTACCATGCTGATGGATCATCCGGCTGTGGTTCCGCGGGAACGCCTGCTGGAGGTCCTGTGGGATGAAGGCGGAAAGTTTATCGATGACAACACGCTGTCTGTTCATATGAGCCGGCTGCGGGAGAAGGTGGGCGCTGAGCACATCAGCACCATACGGGGAGTGGGATATCAATGGTTGGATACATCCTCAGCGGAATCCTCCTGCTGA